A region from the Oceanidesulfovibrio marinus genome encodes:
- the grdD gene encoding glycine/sarcosine/betaine reductase complex component C subunit alpha, producing the protein MNASQRHLIAEALASVVDKARHGGPVVKIGLMATGSELGQEEILRGGRMAQEDNAGLRVVAIGPRMPGFDDLEWIETPDSEAELNAGVEKALSDGAVSGLVAMHFPFPIGVATIGRSMTPGRGKPMFIASCTGTTAHSRGESLLRNAVYGIAVAKACGVAEPSLAFLNIDGAGPVLRAFSRMKDRGYAVSFGTSGRGDGGSLLRGNDLVAGSVDVLVCDTLTGNVLSKVFSTFTTAGQYETTGWGYGPSVGEGWNKIVSIVSRASGAPVIAGALALTARAAKGGLPDVVAAELKAARAAGFDEEQEALKPKAAAAEQIPEKPPVVPVDEEIAGVDVLDMEAAMYSLWKEKIYAETAMGCTGPVVRIQRAVKDAAIGVLKKAGYL; encoded by the coding sequence ATGAATGCATCCCAAAGACATCTCATAGCCGAGGCGCTTGCCTCCGTCGTGGATAAGGCGCGGCATGGCGGTCCGGTTGTCAAAATCGGTCTTATGGCGACGGGGAGCGAGCTTGGGCAGGAGGAAATCCTGCGCGGCGGCCGCATGGCGCAAGAAGACAACGCCGGTCTGCGCGTCGTGGCTATCGGTCCACGCATGCCCGGGTTCGACGATCTCGAATGGATTGAAACCCCGGACAGCGAGGCGGAGCTCAATGCCGGTGTGGAAAAAGCATTGAGCGATGGCGCAGTCTCCGGCCTGGTCGCCATGCATTTTCCCTTTCCCATTGGTGTCGCTACCATCGGACGCTCAATGACGCCCGGCAGAGGCAAGCCCATGTTTATCGCCTCTTGCACCGGCACCACTGCGCACTCGCGGGGAGAGAGCCTGCTGCGCAACGCGGTGTACGGCATAGCCGTTGCCAAGGCCTGCGGCGTTGCGGAACCCTCGCTGGCCTTTCTGAACATAGACGGCGCGGGACCGGTGCTGCGTGCGTTTTCCCGCATGAAGGACAGGGGCTATGCCGTGTCCTTCGGGACGAGCGGACGCGGTGACGGGGGATCGCTGCTGCGCGGTAACGACCTGGTTGCAGGGAGCGTGGATGTGCTGGTTTGCGACACGCTTACCGGAAACGTGCTGTCCAAGGTCTTTTCCACCTTCACCACTGCCGGCCAATACGAGACCACAGGGTGGGGGTATGGCCCCTCCGTTGGAGAGGGCTGGAACAAGATCGTTTCCATTGTCTCCCGTGCTTCTGGTGCGCCTGTCATCGCCGGCGCGCTCGCCCTCACCGCCAGAGCCGCCAAGGGCGGGCTTCCGGATGTCGTGGCTGCGGAGCTCAAGGCTGCGCGAGCCGCTGGATTTGATGAAGAGCAGGAAGCCTTGAAGCCAAAGGCCGCCGCTGCGGAGCAGATTCCGGAAAAACCACCAGTGGTCCCAGTCGATGAGGAAATCGCCGGCGTTGATGTCCTGGACATGGAAGCCGCCATGTACTCGTTATGGAAGGAAAAAATCTATGCGGAAACGGCCATGGGCTGCACTGGCCCTGTGGTTCGCATTCAACGCGCGGTCAAGGATGCTGCCATCGGCGTTCTGAAGAAGGCTGGGTATCTGTAG
- a CDS encoding IclR family transcriptional regulator — protein MAENKYQVPALIRANKILDYLSKHEADMAEIMSALGLPKSTVYSLLLTLEEIGFVRRLPGGQKFTLGFRLFELGTITVSKVSIRDQAISRLQQLSQQEKVTCHLGALDGNEAVYLLKVDPHDDILINSWEGKRLTLNRSAMGKVLLAWLPRERQDELIESLEFLPITPKSFVDKDQFRNHLADVKHQQWAMDDEEDIIGIRCLAAPIFVPDGSVRYSLSVSSVVQKIGDDRVELLRQRVVETARNISRALGTSEDVWS, from the coding sequence ATGGCAGAAAACAAATACCAGGTGCCGGCGCTCATTCGCGCCAACAAGATACTGGACTATCTCAGCAAGCACGAAGCGGATATGGCCGAGATCATGTCCGCGTTGGGTCTGCCCAAGAGTACGGTGTACTCGCTGCTGCTGACACTTGAAGAGATCGGCTTTGTAAGGCGCCTGCCCGGCGGGCAGAAGTTCACGCTTGGGTTCCGGCTTTTCGAGCTGGGCACCATCACCGTGTCCAAGGTCTCCATTCGCGATCAGGCGATCTCACGTCTGCAGCAGCTCTCGCAGCAGGAAAAGGTAACCTGCCATCTCGGCGCCCTGGACGGCAACGAGGCCGTGTATCTGCTCAAGGTCGATCCGCATGACGACATCCTTATCAACTCCTGGGAAGGCAAGCGCCTGACCCTGAACCGTTCGGCCATGGGCAAGGTTCTCCTGGCCTGGCTGCCACGGGAGCGTCAGGACGAGCTCATCGAGTCCCTCGAATTCCTGCCGATCACGCCCAAGTCCTTTGTGGACAAGGACCAGTTCCGGAACCACCTGGCCGACGTCAAGCATCAGCAATGGGCCATGGATGATGAGGAAGACATCATCGGGATTCGCTGTCTGGCCGCGCCCATTTTTGTCCCGGACGGCTCGGTTCGCTACTCGCTGAGCGTTTCGAGCGTGGTCCAGAAAATCGGTGACGACCGCGTCGAACTGCTGCGCCAACGCGTGGTGGAAACTGCGCGAAACATTTCGAGGGCCCTGGGCACCTCGGAGGACGTATGGAGCTAG
- a CDS encoding dihydrodipicolinate synthase family protein, producing MFRPEGVYPALLTPFSADLRVNEAELRKLVEFCIGKGVHGIFPVSSVGEGLHMDHDEKCRCMDIVVDQVAGRIPVTPGVVGSYPQECIRLAKHAASLGCAAVVVTPPYYFKPSPSMVQRFFETIGEESGIPLILYNIPLFTQPLDYATAASLSTKDYVVGMKDSSGSMVDFLHFTDAIQRAGGEVQMLTGREENLIPSLLMGAKGCITASSGIFPEIMVGAYDAWMDGNVEEAKALQREILILVRTMFAAPFPVGFKLALELRGFEMGPPLLPLGTTDEEKLESVKQELKPLMEKALKRFEGVSA from the coding sequence ATGTTTCGACCAGAAGGCGTTTATCCGGCTCTGTTGACGCCGTTTTCCGCCGACCTTCGCGTGAACGAGGCCGAGCTGCGAAAACTCGTGGAGTTCTGCATCGGGAAGGGCGTGCACGGAATTTTTCCGGTCAGTTCCGTGGGCGAAGGGCTGCATATGGATCACGATGAAAAATGCCGCTGCATGGACATCGTGGTCGACCAGGTCGCAGGGCGCATTCCGGTAACGCCCGGTGTGGTGGGCTCGTACCCGCAGGAGTGCATTCGTCTTGCCAAGCACGCCGCATCCCTCGGCTGCGCAGCTGTGGTGGTCACGCCGCCATATTACTTCAAGCCCTCGCCTTCCATGGTTCAGCGGTTCTTCGAAACCATTGGCGAGGAGAGCGGTATTCCTTTGATTCTCTACAACATTCCGCTGTTCACCCAGCCGCTGGACTACGCAACCGCCGCCAGCCTGAGCACCAAGGACTACGTGGTGGGGATGAAGGACTCCAGCGGTAGCATGGTTGACTTCCTGCACTTCACGGACGCCATCCAGCGCGCCGGCGGCGAAGTGCAGATGCTCACGGGCCGGGAAGAAAACCTCATCCCAAGCCTTCTCATGGGAGCCAAGGGCTGCATCACCGCATCGTCGGGCATTTTCCCCGAGATCATGGTCGGCGCCTACGACGCCTGGATGGACGGAAACGTCGAGGAAGCCAAGGCGCTGCAGCGGGAGATTCTCATCCTCGTGCGCACCATGTTTGCAGCTCCTTTCCCCGTGGGATTCAAGCTTGCGCTCGAACTTCGCGGCTTCGAGATGGGCCCGCCGCTGCTGCCTCTGGGCACAACGGACGAGGAAAAGCTTGAGTCTGTGAAGCAGGAGCTCAAGCCGCTGATGGAGAAGGCCCTGAAACGCTTCGAGGGCGTTTCGGCTTAA
- the grdA gene encoding glycine/sarcosine/betaine reductase complex selenoprotein A: protein MSKLTGKKLILMGERDGVPSPAMESVFAGSGAEVAFSATECFVUTAAGAMDLQNQQRIKDAAEKFGVDNLIVIIGASDAEGASIYAETVTAGDPTFAGPLAGVSLGLPVYHILDPLLKAEADPQIWEDQISMMEMVLDGDALTAAVAEMREQHGKSVL, encoded by the coding sequence GTGAGTAAATTGACCGGTAAGAAACTGATCCTTATGGGCGAACGGGATGGAGTTCCCAGCCCAGCCATGGAGAGCGTTTTCGCCGGCAGTGGAGCCGAGGTGGCCTTTTCCGCCACCGAATGCTTCGTCTGAACGGCGGCAGGCGCCATGGATCTGCAAAACCAGCAACGCATCAAGGACGCCGCCGAAAAGTTCGGCGTTGACAATCTGATTGTCATCATTGGCGCATCCGATGCGGAAGGTGCAAGCATTTATGCGGAAACCGTCACCGCTGGTGACCCTACGTTTGCAGGTCCCTTGGCTGGAGTCTCGTTGGGACTCCCAGTGTACCACATTCTGGACCCGCTTCTGAAAGCTGAAGCCGATCCGCAGATCTGGGAAGATCAGATCAGCATGATGGAAATGGTTCTGGATGGTGACGCTCTTACTGCTGCCGTTGCCGAAATGCGCGAACAACATGGTAAAAGCGTCTTGTAA
- the grdC gene encoding glycine/sarcosine/betaine reductase complex component C subunit beta: protein MATVAVKATAYCLNYAQEIGLRYGSTPYQERHATPDSPFLAGLEEAIVPYDMVCSYAPNLTYIGVLSTEELAVHAKPCLENLETEPVRFGKYGEIMPEDEFLGLLDICDVFDLIWLEQSFAASVRAKLEAHPLMNEVQLKRLEQGHDPAEVEKEVSENGALPLYFNGNVIGCCRKGHDVDENLTAHVLLENIASKAGATLSLMHLIRNAGLQPSDIDFVVDCSEEAAGDINQRGGGNIAKAIAESAGCVNASGFDLRAFCAAPVAAIIAAGSMVAAGARKNVAVVSGGSIPKLYMNAREHVKKKVPPMENVMGCFALLLTEDDGQTPVIRLDALGKHTVGAGASPQAVTMALVWNPLQAAGLTFTDVDKYAPELHDPEVTVPAGAGNVPEANYKMIAALAVMKGQYEKAEIPTFVKKHGLIGFAPTQGHIPSGVPFLGHAVDAIKAGTLNRAMIIGKGSLFLGRMTNLADGASFMVEKPTGKKAGVASVSREEVESVLLDVLGELAVKLKE from the coding sequence ATGGCAACTGTGGCCGTCAAAGCTACTGCCTATTGCCTTAATTACGCCCAGGAGATCGGACTGCGTTATGGGTCCACGCCGTACCAGGAACGGCATGCGACCCCGGATTCTCCCTTTCTCGCTGGTCTGGAAGAAGCAATCGTGCCGTACGACATGGTCTGCAGCTACGCGCCGAACCTGACGTATATCGGGGTGTTGAGCACGGAGGAGTTGGCGGTCCACGCCAAGCCGTGTCTTGAGAATCTGGAAACAGAACCCGTCCGTTTCGGCAAGTACGGCGAGATCATGCCGGAAGACGAATTTCTCGGTCTCCTGGATATCTGCGACGTCTTCGATTTGATCTGGCTGGAGCAGAGCTTTGCCGCGTCCGTACGCGCGAAGCTGGAAGCCCATCCCCTGATGAACGAGGTCCAGCTGAAGCGACTGGAGCAAGGCCATGATCCGGCGGAAGTCGAAAAGGAAGTATCGGAGAATGGGGCGCTGCCGTTGTATTTCAACGGGAATGTCATCGGCTGCTGTCGCAAGGGGCATGATGTCGACGAGAATCTTACCGCACATGTGCTGCTCGAAAACATCGCATCCAAGGCCGGCGCCACGCTTTCGCTCATGCACCTGATCCGAAACGCGGGCCTGCAGCCTTCGGATATAGATTTTGTGGTGGATTGTTCCGAAGAGGCCGCCGGCGACATCAATCAGCGCGGCGGCGGCAACATTGCCAAGGCCATTGCGGAAAGCGCCGGATGCGTGAATGCCAGCGGATTCGACCTGCGCGCGTTCTGTGCGGCTCCGGTGGCCGCCATTATCGCCGCCGGGAGCATGGTCGCGGCAGGCGCCCGTAAGAATGTGGCCGTTGTCAGCGGCGGTTCCATCCCGAAGCTCTACATGAACGCGCGCGAGCACGTGAAAAAGAAAGTCCCTCCCATGGAAAACGTCATGGGGTGTTTCGCGTTGCTGCTTACCGAGGATGACGGTCAGACCCCTGTTATCCGGCTGGATGCGCTCGGCAAGCACACGGTGGGAGCCGGCGCTTCCCCGCAGGCCGTAACCATGGCCCTGGTGTGGAATCCGCTGCAGGCCGCAGGTCTGACGTTTACGGATGTGGATAAGTACGCCCCGGAACTGCACGACCCGGAAGTAACGGTTCCCGCCGGGGCGGGCAATGTCCCGGAGGCCAACTACAAGATGATCGCGGCGCTGGCGGTGATGAAAGGCCAGTACGAAAAGGCCGAAATCCCGACCTTTGTGAAAAAGCACGGGCTGATCGGATTTGCACCCACGCAGGGGCATATACCATCCGGGGTGCCTTTTCTGGGCCACGCCGTTGATGCGATTAAGGCCGGTACGTTGAACCGGGCCATGATCATTGGCAAGGGAAGCCTGTTTCTCGGCCGCATGACCAATCTGGCGGATGGCGCTTCCTTTATGGTGGAAAAGCCTACGGGCAAGAAGGCAGGCGTGGCTTCTGTTTCTCGAGAAGAGGTTGAAAGCGTTCTCCTCGACGTCTTGGGCGAACTCGCGGTCAAACTCAAGGAGTAA
- a CDS encoding sigma-54 interaction domain-containing protein, with protein sequence MDISRRKHPTQNHLELLVLGKILDNCSDLSQLLDVFHMLFDANQVGITIIRTDGTIIYYNDAQARLDGLSPKDTLGKAICDVYNFTPGHSPTMRATTTGEPVFDSVHYYRTRHGRLVNSANSIYPLWSNGVLLGAICFIQSYSVIGRHVGFLQESDESTPPETSLLQQQTSERSHYMFSSLIGESPLLLEAAKLAQKVCQSSSSVMLVGETGVGKEIFAQAIHYEGYRRSKPYTAINCSALPETLLEGILFGTTKGAFTGAVNRQGLFEATNGGTLYLDEIDSMPISLQNKLLRVLQERKVRRVGEGKERSIDVRIISSVGTNPVTLVEDGLLRRDFYYRLGVVKIQIPPLRSRPEDIHLLVQHFVKLHSERLGIPIPLITPEAMAIFYSHTWPGNVRELEHAIEASLSIVEAGDHLEPSHLYRAVPDFNPINHPDEATTPWLAFQDSHMVNQSPDASESQAQEAPYPPLATFDEAAPLAAAETNVPAPAQATNETGGIFTLSEQTRAVEASSIEKALRTSAGNVAMAARLLGISPQLMHYKMKKYGIAKNAFIPGSL encoded by the coding sequence ATGGATATTTCTCGACGCAAACACCCCACGCAAAACCATCTGGAGCTCCTGGTGCTTGGGAAAATATTAGATAACTGCAGTGATCTGTCCCAGTTGCTGGATGTTTTCCACATGCTTTTCGACGCCAACCAGGTGGGTATCACCATCATTCGGACCGATGGGACGATCATCTACTATAATGATGCCCAGGCACGTCTCGACGGGCTCTCGCCCAAGGACACCCTGGGCAAGGCCATTTGCGATGTTTACAATTTTACGCCCGGACACAGCCCCACCATGCGGGCGACGACTACCGGAGAACCCGTCTTTGACAGCGTTCATTACTACCGCACCAGACACGGCAGGCTGGTAAACTCAGCCAACTCCATCTACCCGCTGTGGTCGAACGGCGTTCTTCTGGGCGCCATCTGCTTTATTCAAAGCTACAGCGTCATTGGGAGGCACGTAGGGTTCCTGCAGGAGTCGGACGAATCCACCCCTCCGGAGACCTCGCTCCTCCAGCAGCAGACCTCCGAGAGATCGCATTACATGTTTTCTTCGCTGATCGGAGAGAGCCCCCTGCTGCTGGAGGCTGCAAAGCTGGCCCAAAAAGTCTGCCAGTCGTCGTCTTCTGTCATGCTGGTAGGCGAGACAGGCGTGGGCAAGGAGATATTCGCCCAGGCCATTCATTACGAAGGGTACCGGCGTTCCAAGCCCTATACGGCGATAAACTGCTCCGCCTTGCCGGAAACACTGCTGGAGGGCATTTTATTCGGTACGACCAAAGGGGCATTCACCGGAGCCGTGAACAGGCAGGGTCTTTTCGAGGCCACCAATGGAGGCACACTCTATTTGGACGAAATAGACTCCATGCCTATTTCCCTGCAGAACAAACTGCTTCGGGTCCTCCAGGAAAGGAAGGTACGACGGGTCGGAGAGGGAAAGGAGCGCTCCATAGATGTGCGTATCATCAGCTCCGTGGGCACAAACCCTGTGACCCTTGTAGAGGACGGGTTGCTGCGCCGGGATTTTTATTACCGGCTTGGTGTGGTTAAAATCCAGATTCCTCCGCTTCGTTCCAGACCGGAGGACATCCACTTACTAGTGCAGCATTTTGTCAAACTGCACAGTGAAAGGCTCGGCATCCCCATCCCCCTCATCACTCCGGAAGCCATGGCGATTTTCTACTCCCACACCTGGCCTGGAAATGTGCGCGAGCTGGAACATGCCATCGAGGCCAGCCTGTCTATTGTTGAAGCGGGCGATCACCTGGAACCTTCTCATCTCTACCGTGCCGTCCCGGACTTCAACCCCATCAACCATCCGGATGAAGCCACAACACCTTGGCTCGCGTTTCAAGACTCTCACATGGTGAATCAATCGCCCGATGCTTCGGAAAGCCAGGCGCAGGAGGCGCCGTATCCGCCCCTGGCGACCTTTGACGAGGCTGCGCCCCTGGCTGCTGCCGAGACCAATGTCCCCGCGCCCGCTCAGGCCACGAATGAAACAGGGGGCATCTTCACTCTTTCCGAACAAACGCGAGCCGTTGAAGCCTCTTCCATTGAAAAAGCGCTTCGAACTTCGGCGGGCAATGTGGCCATGGCAGCCAGGCTGCTCGGCATCTCACCCCAACTCATGCATTATAAAATGAAAAAGTACGGCATTGCCAAAAACGCATTCATACCCGGCAGCCTTTAG
- the trxB gene encoding thioredoxin-disulfide reductase, producing MEERELVIIGGGPAGMAAAVYGKRAGLDLVVLEKGICGGQILITSEIENYIGQKHISGPELAKSFREHAEYFNAEFRKSTVKAIVPRDGAFTVVSSEGEIAAKAVIVATGAAFRRLGVKGEKEFTGAGVSYCAVCDGAFYQDSVIAVIGGGNTAVEEACYLTQFASKVYIVHRRDEFRADKMACERAACNDKVEPVWNSVLESINGSELVESITVKNVKSGELKDIEVEGVFVFVGVLPITKCLGELCEREEGGWVKTDAKMQTSIPGLFAAGDVRVTPLRQVITAVSDGAIAAMSAYHWITAGQC from the coding sequence ATGGAAGAACGTGAACTTGTAATAATCGGCGGAGGGCCAGCTGGAATGGCTGCTGCTGTGTATGGCAAGCGCGCCGGATTGGATCTCGTGGTCCTGGAAAAGGGAATTTGCGGAGGGCAAATCCTGATTACCAGTGAGATCGAAAACTATATCGGCCAGAAACACATCAGCGGACCGGAGTTGGCAAAGTCATTTCGCGAGCATGCAGAGTATTTCAACGCGGAATTCCGTAAGAGCACGGTGAAGGCGATTGTTCCCCGGGACGGCGCATTCACGGTTGTCTCGTCCGAAGGTGAAATCGCGGCCAAGGCCGTTATCGTGGCCACTGGCGCGGCCTTTCGCCGTCTCGGCGTGAAGGGTGAAAAGGAGTTTACAGGCGCTGGCGTAAGCTACTGCGCGGTCTGCGATGGCGCGTTTTACCAGGACAGCGTCATAGCGGTTATCGGGGGCGGCAACACGGCGGTTGAAGAGGCCTGCTACCTGACTCAGTTCGCGTCAAAGGTCTACATCGTGCATCGCCGCGACGAGTTCCGCGCAGACAAGATGGCCTGTGAGCGTGCGGCCTGCAACGACAAGGTCGAGCCGGTCTGGAACTCCGTGCTGGAAAGCATCAATGGCTCCGAGCTCGTGGAAAGCATCACCGTGAAAAACGTAAAAAGCGGCGAGCTGAAAGATATCGAAGTCGAAGGTGTCTTCGTGTTTGTCGGGGTTCTTCCCATCACCAAATGCCTGGGAGAGCTGTGCGAACGGGAGGAGGGCGGATGGGTCAAAACGGATGCAAAAATGCAGACATCCATTCCCGGTCTCTTCGCTGCCGGGGATGTGCGCGTAACACCATTGCGCCAGGTGATCACCGCCGTGTCCGATGGAGCCATAGCCGCCATGTCCGCATACCATTGGATAACTGCCGGTCAATGTTGA
- a CDS encoding thioredoxin family protein — protein sequence MLELDKDNFEAEVTQSDRPTVLDFWGPQCGPCLALMPDVEKLAEGYDGKIKFCKVNVAGNRRLCISLKVISVPTFLFYKGGECVQRLVGDDVSIESIKENADTML from the coding sequence ATGCTGGAGCTAGATAAGGACAATTTTGAGGCGGAAGTGACGCAAAGTGATCGTCCAACAGTGCTTGATTTCTGGGGCCCGCAGTGTGGACCCTGCCTGGCGCTTATGCCGGACGTGGAAAAGCTGGCGGAAGGGTATGATGGCAAGATCAAGTTCTGCAAGGTGAACGTGGCGGGCAACCGGCGTCTGTGCATTTCACTTAAGGTCATAAGCGTTCCCACCTTTCTTTTCTACAAGGGCGGAGAGTGCGTGCAACGTCTTGTTGGCGACGACGTCTCTATTGAATCCATCAAGGAAAATGCAGATACGATGCTCTAG